One Egicoccus halophilus genomic region harbors:
- the dapF gene encoding diaminopimelate epimerase codes for MEFTKAHGTGNDFVVLRDPDDHLDVSAALVRALCDRRFGIGADGVIRVGGVARLEGANAGADVFMDYRNADGSVVEMCGNGVRVTAKHAVDHGLVTPREDGTVVVATRSGPRPVRVVARHADGTVAEVEVDMGPPALEPVEVPFDATAAGTGPAVADAFGPTVQVGDRQVELAVVSMGNPHAILTVDDVGTAPVTTLGPTLETHAAFPAKTNVEFAQVVDRGSVRLRVWERGVGETAACGTGACATVVALRRAGRVDDEVAVRLPGGTLTVRWHAGGSVYMTGPAVEVGHGTLDDAWLRDARSGLLETAP; via the coding sequence ACTTCGTCGTCCTGCGCGATCCGGACGACCACCTCGACGTGTCCGCAGCGCTCGTGCGGGCCCTGTGCGACCGGCGGTTCGGGATCGGCGCGGACGGCGTCATCCGGGTGGGCGGGGTCGCCCGTCTCGAGGGCGCCAACGCCGGTGCGGACGTGTTCATGGACTACCGCAACGCCGACGGCTCCGTGGTGGAGATGTGCGGCAACGGCGTGCGCGTCACCGCCAAGCACGCCGTCGACCACGGCCTGGTCACCCCCCGCGAGGACGGCACGGTCGTCGTCGCCACCCGTTCGGGGCCGCGGCCGGTGCGGGTGGTGGCCCGTCACGCCGACGGCACGGTCGCCGAGGTCGAGGTCGACATGGGCCCGCCCGCGCTCGAGCCGGTCGAGGTGCCCTTCGACGCGACGGCCGCCGGCACCGGGCCCGCCGTGGCCGACGCGTTCGGCCCCACGGTGCAGGTCGGCGACCGGCAGGTCGAGCTCGCGGTGGTGTCGATGGGCAACCCGCACGCGATCCTGACGGTCGACGACGTCGGCACCGCCCCGGTCACGACCCTCGGCCCGACGCTGGAGACCCACGCCGCCTTCCCGGCCAAGACCAACGTCGAGTTCGCGCAGGTGGTGGACCGCGGTTCCGTTCGCCTGCGGGTGTGGGAGCGCGGCGTCGGGGAGACCGCCGCGTGCGGTACCGGCGCGTGTGCGACCGTGGTCGCCCTGCGACGCGCCGGACGTGTGGACGACGAGGTCGCCGTCCGACTGCCGGGAGGCACACTGACGGTCCGGTGGCATGCTGGAGGTTCCGTGTACATGACCGGTCCGGCCGTCGAGGTCGGACACGGCACGCTCGACGACGCCTGGCTGCGCGACGCGCGGTCGGGCCTGCTGGAGACCGCACCCTGA
- the nrdR gene encoding transcriptional regulator NrdR → MRCPECGIDDDKVVDSRPTPDGAAIRRRRQCRACGTRFTTFERVELPELLVRKRSGVVIPFSRQKVLDGMARAAKGRVAQEELERAAARVEQQLRVGGAREVPSEQVGVKVLAQLHELDDVAYVRFASVYKDFQGPEDFEEALLTLRKDAPPKAPDPA, encoded by the coding sequence ATGCGCTGTCCCGAGTGCGGCATCGACGACGACAAGGTCGTCGACTCGCGTCCGACCCCCGACGGTGCGGCGATCCGCCGCCGTCGGCAGTGCCGTGCCTGCGGCACCCGCTTCACCACCTTCGAGCGGGTGGAGCTGCCCGAACTGCTCGTCCGCAAGCGCTCCGGCGTGGTGATCCCGTTCTCCCGGCAGAAGGTGCTCGACGGCATGGCGCGCGCGGCCAAGGGGCGCGTCGCCCAGGAGGAGCTCGAGCGGGCCGCGGCACGGGTCGAGCAGCAGCTCCGCGTCGGCGGTGCCCGCGAGGTGCCCTCCGAGCAGGTCGGGGTGAAGGTGCTCGCCCAACTGCACGAACTCGACGACGTCGCCTACGTCCGCTTCGCCTCGGTCTACAAGGACTTCCAGGGTCCCGAGGACTTCGAGGAGGCGCTGCTCACCCTGCGCAAGGACGCCCCGCCCAAGGCTCCCGACCCCGCCTGA
- the lexA gene encoding transcriptional repressor LexA — protein sequence MLRTAPGALVSEQPRDVSDLTPRQRAILEVIHAHVDAHGYPPSVREIGDAVGLKSTSSVHAQLETLEGKGYLRRDPTKPRALELGRDLELGLQLRPGASRNVPLVGEIAAGGPILAEERVDAVYALPKELVGEGQLFLLRVRGESMIEAGVLDGDLVVVREQASVEQGEMCAVLIEGEATVKFFRRTRTGDVFLDPANAAYEPIPIVPGQDARIMGKVVTVMRSVR from the coding sequence ATCCTCCGCACTGCGCCAGGAGCCCTCGTGAGCGAGCAGCCCCGCGACGTCAGCGACCTCACGCCCCGCCAGCGGGCGATCCTGGAGGTCATCCACGCCCACGTCGACGCGCACGGTTATCCGCCGTCGGTGCGGGAGATCGGTGACGCGGTCGGCCTCAAGTCGACGTCCTCGGTGCACGCGCAGCTCGAGACCCTCGAGGGCAAGGGCTACCTGCGCCGCGATCCGACCAAGCCACGCGCGCTGGAGCTGGGCCGTGACCTGGAGCTCGGGCTGCAACTGCGCCCCGGCGCGTCACGCAACGTCCCGCTGGTGGGCGAGATCGCGGCCGGTGGCCCGATCCTGGCCGAGGAACGGGTCGACGCGGTGTACGCGCTGCCCAAGGAGCTGGTCGGCGAGGGGCAGCTGTTCCTGCTGCGGGTCCGTGGTGAGTCGATGATCGAGGCCGGCGTCCTCGACGGCGACCTGGTGGTGGTGCGCGAGCAGGCCTCGGTGGAGCAGGGCGAGATGTGCGCCGTGCTGATCGAGGGCGAGGCGACGGTCAAGTTCTTCCGGCGCACCCGGACCGGGGACGTCTTCCTCGACCCGGCCAACGCGGCCTACGAGCCGATCCCGATCGTGCCCGGTCAGGACGCCCGCATCATGGGCAAGGTCGTGACCGTGATGCGCTCGGTGCGCTGA
- the hflX gene encoding GTPase HflX: protein MDGYALDDEPAADDLLLGDGSGLSAEQLSRAEERRRRRDVIEEGAPREGVDIIRRVEAAVIVGVQLPGRTSADVEASLDELEALLDTAGAEVVERVVQRLDTPQAATYIGGGKVGELRELVAAHGADAVVFDDELSPAQQRTLEERVKQKVLDRTIVILDIFAQHATSREGKAQVELAQLNYLLPRLRGWGTALSRQAGGRTAGGAGIGGRGPGETQLEVDRRRIMRRIAKLRRDLKDYARIRETKASERERNRVQVAALVGYTNAGKSSLLNRLTGADVLVENRLFATLDPTVRRLPLDDGRDIVLTDTVGFVRKLPHGLVEAFKSTLEESLTADLLVHVVDASHPEAESHIVAVHEVLEEIGADAGAEQLVLNKIDRADPATVEALARRVQVELDADPVLVSAHTGEGIEDLVERIGLRIPGQRIRISAHVPYARQDLVALAHRSGQVVKEAHGDKGTELVADLDVRAARRLRPYLDVDVFAEEPEDWERETGT, encoded by the coding sequence GTGGACGGCTACGCGCTCGACGACGAGCCCGCCGCCGACGACCTGCTGCTCGGCGACGGCTCGGGCCTGAGCGCCGAGCAGCTCTCGCGTGCCGAGGAACGTCGCCGCCGCCGCGACGTCATCGAGGAGGGCGCCCCGCGCGAGGGCGTCGACATCATCCGGCGGGTCGAGGCGGCCGTGATCGTCGGCGTGCAGCTGCCCGGACGCACCTCGGCGGACGTCGAGGCGTCGCTGGACGAGCTCGAGGCGCTGCTCGACACCGCCGGTGCCGAGGTGGTCGAGCGCGTCGTGCAGCGGCTGGACACCCCGCAGGCCGCGACCTACATCGGTGGCGGCAAGGTCGGTGAGCTGCGCGAGCTGGTGGCCGCCCACGGCGCCGACGCCGTCGTGTTCGACGACGAGCTCTCGCCGGCGCAGCAGCGCACGCTGGAGGAGCGGGTCAAGCAGAAGGTGCTCGACCGCACCATCGTCATCCTCGACATCTTCGCCCAGCACGCCACCTCGCGCGAGGGCAAGGCGCAGGTGGAGCTCGCCCAGCTCAACTACCTGCTGCCCCGCCTGCGTGGGTGGGGGACCGCACTGTCGCGGCAGGCCGGTGGCCGCACCGCCGGTGGTGCCGGCATCGGTGGTCGTGGACCGGGCGAGACCCAGCTCGAGGTCGACCGTCGCCGCATCATGCGACGCATCGCCAAGCTGCGTCGCGACCTGAAGGACTACGCCCGCATCCGCGAGACCAAGGCGTCCGAGCGCGAACGCAACCGGGTGCAGGTCGCGGCGCTGGTCGGCTACACCAACGCCGGCAAGTCGTCGCTGCTCAACCGCCTCACCGGCGCCGACGTGCTGGTCGAGAACCGCCTGTTCGCGACGCTGGACCCGACCGTGCGGCGTCTGCCGCTCGACGACGGCCGCGACATCGTGCTCACCGACACGGTGGGGTTCGTCCGCAAGCTGCCGCACGGGCTGGTCGAGGCGTTCAAGTCGACCCTCGAGGAGTCGTTGACCGCCGACCTGCTCGTGCACGTCGTCGACGCCTCGCACCCGGAGGCGGAGTCGCACATCGTCGCCGTGCACGAGGTGCTCGAGGAGATCGGCGCCGACGCCGGCGCCGAGCAGTTGGTGCTCAACAAGATCGACCGGGCCGACCCGGCCACCGTGGAGGCGCTCGCCCGTCGGGTGCAGGTGGAACTCGACGCCGACCCGGTGCTCGTGTCGGCGCACACCGGCGAGGGCATCGAGGACCTCGTCGAGCGCATCGGACTCCGGATCCCGGGACAGCGGATCCGCATCAGCGCGCATGTACCCTACGCACGGCAGGATCTCGTCGCCTTGGCACACCGCAGTGGGCAGGTGGTCAAGGAGGCGCACGGGGACAAGGGGACCGAGCTCGTGGCCGATCTCGACGTCCGTGCGGCGCGCCGACTGCGCCCGTACCTCGACGTCGACGTGTTCGCCGAGGAGCCCGAGGACTGGGAACGGGAGACGGGGACCTGA
- a CDS encoding sensor domain-containing diguanylate cyclase, with protein sequence MGTGDGDLTEESTSLRGSADLAARLRSLALAGRRLGRSEHEGEVYDLAVEVAVRCLGADAASLSRFDRAEGITRVLRNHGDLAPWEEPRPLHETYRIDGWRNLVTVLLQGRSWTGTLDDPDLPGPDRDLLVSLDKYAALSSPVFVGGQVWGELYVTRRAGRPPFEELDLMVAQTLMGLVGAALRHLQDRAVLHELAYRDRLTGLGNRRAVDDRLERVFARDPLAAPVGLLVGDVNGLKEVNDEQGHAEGDRLLREVARVLTAEVARHPGGLAARIGGDEFSVVLEGVDDEQMQEVTKRLTAEVEALAVGDGLSCGFAVAEQRPGGAPSPAAAGRALLRLADAMQYRSKRQSRATRNGRVADGLGTLARHQIGAADRAAGRELAGRVLTAVQAADGDTEERLAALAASVAQGLGAASWWLSDSDGRDLVIRRGEYLRQGDLGTGTMPVAAGDRYPLADYPASAAVLRGGVFFATLEDGHSTERAFLAANGYVSMLAAGTTRNGVGWLVEIMGDAVTQPLAPHEGLLLALVELAANGAPGGR encoded by the coding sequence CTGGGAACGGGAGACGGGGACCTGACCGAGGAGTCGACCTCACTGCGGGGCAGCGCCGATCTCGCCGCCCGGCTGCGTTCGCTCGCGCTCGCCGGCCGTCGGCTGGGGCGCAGCGAGCACGAGGGCGAGGTCTACGACCTGGCCGTCGAGGTCGCGGTGCGCTGCCTCGGCGCCGACGCGGCCTCACTGTCGCGCTTCGACCGCGCCGAGGGCATCACCCGGGTGCTGCGCAACCACGGTGACCTGGCGCCGTGGGAGGAACCGCGTCCGCTGCACGAGACGTATCGCATCGACGGGTGGCGCAACCTCGTGACGGTGCTGCTGCAGGGCCGGTCCTGGACGGGGACGCTCGACGACCCCGACCTGCCCGGCCCCGACCGGGACCTGCTGGTGTCGCTGGACAAGTACGCGGCGCTGTCCTCGCCGGTGTTCGTCGGCGGGCAGGTGTGGGGCGAGCTGTACGTGACCCGGCGGGCGGGCCGACCGCCGTTCGAGGAGCTCGACCTGATGGTGGCGCAGACCCTCATGGGACTGGTCGGGGCGGCGCTGCGCCACCTGCAGGACCGCGCCGTGCTGCACGAGCTCGCCTACCGCGACCGACTCACGGGCCTGGGCAACCGGCGCGCGGTCGACGACCGGCTCGAGCGCGTGTTCGCCCGCGACCCGCTGGCCGCACCCGTCGGGCTGCTGGTCGGCGACGTCAACGGCCTCAAGGAGGTCAACGACGAACAGGGCCACGCCGAGGGCGACCGGCTGCTGCGCGAGGTGGCGCGCGTGCTCACCGCCGAGGTGGCGCGCCACCCTGGTGGCCTGGCGGCCCGCATCGGCGGCGACGAGTTCTCCGTCGTGCTCGAGGGCGTCGACGACGAGCAGATGCAGGAGGTCACCAAGCGTCTGACCGCCGAGGTCGAGGCGCTGGCGGTCGGTGACGGCCTGTCCTGCGGGTTCGCCGTCGCGGAGCAACGGCCCGGTGGGGCACCGTCGCCGGCGGCCGCGGGGCGGGCGCTGCTGCGGCTGGCCGATGCGATGCAGTACCGCTCCAAGCGCCAGTCCCGCGCGACCCGCAACGGCCGGGTCGCCGACGGGCTGGGCACGCTGGCGCGTCACCAGATCGGCGCCGCCGACCGGGCTGCCGGACGGGAGCTGGCAGGCCGGGTCCTGACCGCCGTCCAGGCCGCCGACGGCGACACCGAGGAGCGGCTCGCGGCGTTGGCCGCCAGCGTGGCGCAGGGGCTCGGGGCGGCGTCGTGGTGGCTGTCGGACAGTGACGGGCGCGACCTGGTGATCCGCCGTGGCGAGTACCTGCGTCAGGGGGACCTCGGCACGGGCACCATGCCGGTCGCCGCCGGGGACCGCTATCCGCTGGCGGACTATCCCGCGTCCGCGGCGGTGCTGCGCGGCGGGGTGTTCTTCGCCACCCTCGAGGACGGCCACTCCACCGAACGGGCGTTCCTGGCCGCCAACGGCTACGTGTCGATGCTCGCGGCCGGGACCACCCGCAACGGGGTCGGGTGGCTGGTCGAGATCATGGGGGACGCGGTCACCCAGCCGCTCGCGCCGCACGAGGGCCTGCTGCTCGCCCTGGTCGAGCTGGCCGCCAACGGTGCCCCCGGGGGCCGCTGA